One Tamandua tetradactyla isolate mTamTet1 chromosome 20, mTamTet1.pri, whole genome shotgun sequence DNA segment encodes these proteins:
- the LMAN2 gene encoding vesicular integral-membrane protein VIP36, with product MAAVGWTRLWGWGRRCPGRPGLPGPGPGPTTPLLLFLLLGPVAADITDGNSEHLKREHSLIKPYQGVGSSSMPLWDFQGSTILTSQYVRLTPDERSKEGSIWNHQPCFLKDWEMHVHFKVHGTGKKNLHGDGIALWYTRDRLVPGPVFGSKDNFHGLAIFLDTYPNDETTERVFPYISVMVNNGSLSYDHSKDGRWSELAGCTADFRNRGHDTFLAVRYSRGRLTVMTDLEDKNEWKNCIDITGVRLPTGYYFGASAGTGDLSDNHDIISMKLFQLMVEHTPDEENVDWTKIEPSVNFLKSPKDNVDDPTGNFRSGPLTGWRVFLLLLCALLGVVVCAVVGAVVFQKRQERNKRFY from the exons ATGGCGGCCGTAGGTTGGACTAGGCTCTGGGGCTGGGGCCGGCGGTGCCCGGGAAGGCCTGGGCttcccggccccggccccggccccacTACACctctacttctttttctgttgctggGGCCGGTGGCCGCGGATATAACTGACGGCAACAGCGAACATCTTAAGCGGGAGCATTCGCTCATCAAGCCCTACCAAG GGGTCGGTTCCAGTTCCATGCCCCTCTGGGATTTCCAAGGCAGCACCATTCTCACGAGCCAGTATGTGCGTCTGACCCCTGACGAACGCAGCAAAGAGGGCTCTATTTGGAATCACCAG CCTTGCTTCCTCAAGGACTGGGAGATGCATGTCCATTTCAAAGTCCACGGTACAGGGAAGAAGAACCTGCATGGGGATGGCATTGCCCTGTGGTACACCCGGGACCGCCTCGTGCCAG GGCCTGTGTTTGGAAGCAAAGACAACTTTCACGGCTTAGCCATCTTTCTGGACACATATCCTAATGATGAGACCACTGAG CGCGTGTTCCCGTACATCTCCGTGATGGTGAACAATGGCTCCCTGTCCTACGACCACAGCAAGGATGGACGCTGGTCAGAGCTGGCGGGCTGCACGGCTGACTTCCGCAACCGGGGTCATGACACCTTCCTGGCCGTGCGCTACTCCCGGGGCCGGCTGACG GTGATGACCGACCTGGAGGACAAGAACGAGTGGAAGAACTGCATCGACATCACTGGTGTGCGGCTCCCCACTGGCTACTACTTCGGCGCCTCGGCTGGCACCGGTGACCTTTCTG ACAATCACGACATAATCTCTATGAAGCTGTTCCAGTTGATGGTGGAGCACACACCTGATGAGGAGAACGTGGACTGGACCAAGATCGAACCCAGTGTCAACTTCCTCAAGTCTCCCAAAG ACAACGTGGACGACCCCACGGGGAACTTCCGCAGCGGGCCCCTGACGGGGTGGCGGGTGTTCCTGCTGCTGCTGTGTGCGCTCCTGGGCGTCGTCGTCTGTGCCGTGGTGGGGGCCGTGGTGTTCCAGAAACGGCAGGAGCGCAACAAGCGTTTCTACTGA